CGCTGGCCAGGCCCAGCCTCACACACTCACTCAAGCCTGGGCTGGCGGCCTTCCGTCTGCTCATCCTCCGTCACCACACGCTTCACCCCCCACACGCAACTCGCCAGCCGCTCGTTATAGTCCTCGTCGCCCGGCTCCAGACTATTGATCACCACGCGATGATACTCCACCCCCTCCGCATGCACAAAGCGCCGCTCATCCAGAGCCAGCGCCACATGCGTAATCCGCTCGCGTCCAAAAAAGAGCAAGTCGCCGGCGCGCAGCTCCGTCAGCGGCACCGAGCGCCTCAGAAAAGCATACTGCTGATCCGCATCGCGCGGCAACACGTAGCCCGCCATCCGATAACACAGCTGCACCAGGCCGCTACAATCGATTCCCTCGCAGGTTGTCCCGCCCCATAGGTAGGGCGTGCCCAGCAGCTCGCGGGCATACCCCAAAGCCACCGTCATGGGGCGGCGCGGAAAAGCCTCGTGGGCCAGTTGTACTGCCACCGCCTCGCGCTCTAACCAGCCACGGCGCTCGCCCGGCAGAGCCACCTCCACCCGAGAGGCAAAACGCAGATCGGTCACCGGCAAGAGCGTCGACAGATAGATCGGTTCCAGCGTCTCAGGACCCTCCGCCGCTGCAAAGAGCTGTGCCCGTGGCCTCTGCACCACTGCCACCAGCGGCAGGGCCGTTCCACAGCCCTCCCCAACTCGGCAGAAGCCCGTCACAATCGGCTCCTCCAGATTGGCCTCGTGCAGCCAGCCACTGTAATCCGAAAGCTGCCCATGTAGCCACTCGCCCTGCTCCCCATCAACTACCACCTCGCGGTTCAGCAGCGCCTGTGTCACCAGCTCTGAAGCCGCATCCGGCTCGCGTCGCACATCCGCCACCGGTACCGCCACCACCAGCTTCGTCGTCATCAGCGCTCACCCCTTGCTTGCCTTTGTCTTGAACAATGCCGGGTGTCTGCCTGCACAAGAGTACTCAGCGCCAGGCATTGCTCAACACGAACATTAGATTGGCCGGACGCTCCGCCAGGCGGCGCATCAGATACGGATACCATTGCGAGCCGTAGGGCACGTAGACCCGCACATGATAGCCCTGACGCACCAGGCGCTCCTGCAAATCGCGTCGGATACCATAGAGCATCTGGAACTCGAATGCCTCGCGGCTGATCCCATGATCGCGCGCAAAGCGGCAGGCCGCCGTAATCATCGCCTCATCGTGGGTGGCAATGGCCGGGAAATTCCCGCGTGCCAGCAGCATTCCCATCAAGCGCACATAATTGGCATCCACCTCTGCCTTCTGGGGAAAAGCCAGATTCGGCGGCTCCTTATAGGCCCCCTTCACCAGGCGCACGCGCACCCCTTCTTGCAGCAGGTGC
This genomic interval from Thermogemmatispora onikobensis contains the following:
- a CDS encoding C40 family peptidase; this encodes MTTKLVVAVPVADVRREPDAASELVTQALLNREVVVDGEQGEWLHGQLSDYSGWLHEANLEEPIVTGFCRVGEGCGTALPLVAVVQRPRAQLFAAAEGPETLEPIYLSTLLPVTDLRFASRVEVALPGERRGWLEREAVAVQLAHEAFPRRPMTVALGYARELLGTPYLWGGTTCEGIDCSGLVQLCYRMAGYVLPRDADQQYAFLRRSVPLTELRAGDLLFFGRERITHVALALDERRFVHAEGVEYHRVVINSLEPGDEDYNERLASCVWGVKRVVTEDEQTEGRQPRLE